The genomic window CAACTCAAGTGAATCATCGATTTGGCGTGCCTCTTCATAACTAATCTGAATCGTAGGCAAATCCACTTCTTCGACCACTTCACGCATGATATAGACCTCAAAGTCGCCTCGCTCTGGATTAACAATGACACGCGCATTGACTTCAGGGTCATAATCTTTACGAAGCTGTTTCTGAATCACCTCCTTGAGCAAATCTGCAATATCCATCTTCATACTGCTGACTTCTGCAGCCTTGCGGTCGCGCAGCTTATCGGATTCCTCAATGGCATTGAACGCCGATTTAATCTGCGTCTTTCTATCCTCAACAGTAGGCTCTTGTTTGCGTTTTGGCATAGCTATTTAAGTTTTCAGATGCAAGAGTTTTACAGAGCGCGCTAAAAGTCTACTTGCACGATAGCTCTTTGACTGAGGTAAGAGGCAAAACTAATCGTGTGTGCGTTGCAGCTTCTTCATTGCGTTTCTTTGCATCATGCGTTTTTACTTTTGATGATTTCTTGGATGCAATCTCAAGCTCAATTTCAGTAGTACCGTTGTCCAGAGTTCTTACAGCTAAAAGCGTACCTTCAACGACTTGCATCATAGATGAGGCATCGACAAATTGAATGCGCAAGCGTCGTCCGATGTTCTTCTTATACTGACGCGCTAAGACAAGCGGGCGCGAGATACCGGGCGAGGAAATTTCTAATCGCAAATTCTTACCAAAAATTTCCCGTGCCTCTGTGTCCGTCTCCAGCGCCTCTAACATTGCCCGTGTGAGTCGAGCACAGTCATCTATTGTGATACCTGTGTCTGTGTCTACATAAAGCTCCACGATTTCGCGTCCGTTGACATTACGCATCACAAACTCCACGAGATACACTTCCGCAAGCAACTGATTGGCAGAAGCTCTCAGAAACGCTTCAACCCATGCCTCGGCTCGCTTTCGACGCTGCTCTGATATCACGCCAGTCTTTTGCTGTTTATGAAGACCATAAAGATGAAGAACAAAAAAAGTGGGATGGTGCCCACTTTTCGTTAAGCCATAAAGAAAACAAAATATAATGCTTTGTTCGCCTTTTTCAAAGAAGCACTTGGTGTACGCAAAAAACAAGTAAAGTTAAAAAGAAAAACTCTATGTCTATTTAGTGCTGCTGTCGTAGCATAGCGCTACTGCAGTTTTGAAAACCCCAATTTCACTCGTATATTTGCATTCAACTTGACAGACGACAAATTCGTAACTTCAAGCCAAAAACAACTTGCTCTTAACCAAAACAACTCTTAATCAAAATAACCAACCTAATCGGAGAAATCCACATATGAAAAAAAATTCTGTTTGCTCTCATCGCTCTTGTTACAGTAACTGCTGTGGGCTGCGGTCCAAGTAAAGAAGAGTTAGCCAAGAAAGCTGAGAAGGCGCGGCAAGATTCAATTGCAAGAGCAGATTCTATTGCAAAAGCCGAAGCAGAGAAGAAAGCTGCCGAAGAAGCAGCAAAGAAAAAGAATATCGTGGAAACAGCCGCTGCAGCGGGTTCTTTCACCAAACTGGTGGAAGCTGTCAAAGCGGCAGGTTTAGATAGCACGCTTGCAGCAGGTGGTCCTTTCACGGTGTTTGCGCCAACAGATGAAGCCTTCTCAAAGGTAAAAGACCTTGACAAAATTTTGAAAGATAAGAAAAAGCTGACCGAGATTCTCACCTATCATGTTGTATCTGGCAAAGTAATGGCAGCGGATGTCAAGCCAGGTAAGGTAGAAACACTCGCAAAGAAAGCCTTTGAAGTGAAAGTAGCGGATGGCAAAGTGTCAGTCGATAATGCGAATGTGATCCAAACAGATATCGAGTGCACGAATGGTGTCATCCATGTTATCGATGCGGTCATTGTACCAAAGAAGTAATCTCAATGAGCAATCGATTTTAGACTTTAGAAAGCCCTGACACAATCAGGGCTTTTTTGTTTGTCAGGGTTTGTAAGCAGTGCAGAGAGACGGCGTCAATCAATGAAAAACAGTTTCTTCACGGTGTGGACCAACGGAAATGAACGTGATTTTAGTTTGCAGCATATCTTCAATAAACTCGATGTATGCTCGCGTATTAGGATGCAGGTCAGAGAAGGTTTTGGCATGACGGTTTGAGCATTGCCAGCCTTTAAGGGTTTCGTACTGAGGCTCGACCTTGCTCAGCGTATGATGATCAGTAGGAAAATCTTTTAGGACTTTATTGCCGACTTTATATGCAGTGCAAACCTTGATTTCCTCAAAGGTATCCAGCACATCAAGTTTGGTGAGAGCCAGTTCGCTGACGCCATTGATGAGATTAGAGTAGCGCAGCAAAACTAAATCAAGCCAGCCACAGCGTCGTGGTCTGCCCGTTGTGGCGCCAAATTCGTGTCCAAGCTCACGCATGCGCTCACCTGTGGCGTCGTGCAACTCTGTTGGAAAAGCCCCATTGCCCACACGCGTCATGTATGCTTTGGCAACACCAATAACCTTGCCAATACGTGTCGGGGAGAGCCCCGACCCTGTGCAGGCGCCACCTGCTGTCGGATTAGAAGACGTAACAAACGGATAGGTGCCATGATCGACATCTAAAAGGCTACCTTGCGCACCTTCAAGCAAGATGCGCTTGCCTTGTGCAAGTTGCTCATTGAGATAGACTTGCGTGTTCTTCACAAAGCTATCAATTGTGCGGTCGAACGCTGTGTAGTGGCGCACAAGTTCTTCCACATTAAATTCCTCTTTGTCGTAGATTTTTTTGAGCAGGGCATTTTTTTGCTCGAGATTCATTCTCAGCTTTTCTTCCAAAATTTCAGGCGAGAGCAGATCAACAAGGCGAATACCAATGCGGCTAAATTTGTCGACATAGCTTGGTCCAATGCCGCGCATGGTGGTGCCGATACGCTCGCCACGTGTCTGCTCAGAGAGCGCATCAAGCAGTTTATGATACGGCATAATCAAATGGGCGGTGTGGCTAATAAAAAGGCGGTTCTGCACGCTAAAACCTAATTCTTGTATGGTCTGAATTTCTTTCATCAAGGCATCGGGATCGATGACCACACCATTGCCGATAACACAGACACAGTTTTCATGAAAAATGCCTGACGGAATCAGATGTAAGACCACGGTTTTATTGTCGAAGCAAATCGTATGTCCAGCGTTTGCACCGCCTTGATAGCGCACCACAATATCATACTGCGCAGACAGGTAATCGACGAGTTTGCCTTTGCCTTCATCGCCGAATTGAGACCCGACTAGTACTGTGGCTGTTTTTTGCTCGGCATGTGTCATAGTGGAATACTTAAAAGTTAAGCTTCAAGATAAGGTTTAAGTTTAGCAAGCAATTCTTGCTGACCGATGCGTTTTGTGGCGGAGACATCAGCCGTAAAGTCGTAGTCAGAGAAAAAGATTCAGATGCGCAGCGTGCCGCATCAAGTTCAGCTTTGCTAAGTTTATCCACTTTGGTTCGAATTAGAGCGTAGCGTCGTCCGTAGAACGCTAAAAATTCTTGCATTTGCTTGTCAATCGCCATGGTCGTATGGCGTGCATCAATCAAGAGCAGTACGAGTTTGAGTTGCGTGCGTGCTCTCAGATACCACTCCAAAAGTACTTTCCACTCTTCTTGCAGCGATTTCTGCACTTTGGCGTAGCCATATCCCGGTAAATCTACAAAATAAAATTTGCGATTAATGAGAAAGAAATTGAGTTCGCGCGTTTTGCCCGGTGTGGCGCTGGTGCGTGCAAGTTTGCGCCCCATGAGCAGGTTAAGTAGCGAGGATTTGCCGACATTAGAGCGCCCAACAAAGGCAATTTCAGGTAAGCCATCCTTAGGCAGGGCATCAGGTGAGCTGACACTTTTGATGAACTCAGCGGAACGAATTTTCATGATTACACAAGGGAACTGCGTTCTCCGAAGATAGCTGTGCCCACGCGCACCATCGTGGCGCCTGCTGCAATAGCATCTTCAAAGTCGCCGCTCATCCCCATTGAAAGTTCGCTAAATGTCTCTGGGCAGGGCGAGAGGCGTTTTAATTCTTCAAAGAGTACTTTCATGGCTTTGAATTCATCTCTTGCTTTCTCGTGATCGGCTGACCCAATCGTCATCAAGCCTCTTAGTTCAAGATACGGTAACTCAAAAATTTTTCTGGCTGCGCTGTATGCATCCTCTGGCTTGAAGCCGTGCTTGCTCTTTTCACCAGAGATGTTGATTTCAAGCAAAATCGGCACACGTTGTGCTGACTGGGCAGCTCGCCGTGAGAGTGCCTCTGCTAAGTGAAGACTGTCAAGGGTTTGAATCATCGCCACCTTGCCAACCACGTGTTTGACTTTGTTGGATTGCAAGTGTCCGATAAAATGCCATTCAATATCGAGCGCGCAGAGCAAGGGGTGCGACTGTTTGTCCAAAAGCTCTTGGACATAATTTTCGCCGAACACGCGCTGTCCTGCCTCATAGGCTTGCAAAATTTGTGCAGCAGACTGTGTTTTTGAGACTGCAACGAGCCTCACACTCTCTGGCGTGCGCCCGCTTTGCTTGCAAGCGCGCTGAATCTTCTGGCGAATTTGCCGTAAGTTTTCCAAAACACTCATGGGTACAAAAATGCAAAATTTGCTCGGATCGAGCGCAGCATCTGCCACAAGAATTTGGCGTAAGTTTGTA from [Chlorobium] sp. 445 includes these protein-coding regions:
- a CDS encoding YggS family pyridoxal phosphate-dependent enzyme, whose amino-acid sequence is MSVLENLRQIRQKIQRACKQSGRTPESVRLVAVSKTQSAAQILQAYEAGQRVFGENYVQELLDKQSHPLLCALDIEWHFIGHLQSNKVKHVVGKVAMIQTLDSLHLAEALSRRAAQSAQRVPILLEINISGEKSKHGFKPEDAYSAARKIFELPYLELRGLMTIGSADHEKARDEFKAMKVLFEELKRLSPCPETFSELSMGMSGDFEDAIAAGATMVRVGTAIFGERSSLV
- a CDS encoding adenylosuccinate synthase, with protein sequence MTHAEQKTATVLVGSQFGDEGKGKLVDYLSAQYDIVVRYQGGANAGHTICFDNKTVVLHLIPSGIFHENCVCVIGNGVVIDPDALMKEIQTIQELGFSVQNRLFISHTAHLIMPYHKLLDALSEQTRGERIGTTMRGIGPSYVDKFSRIGIRLVDLLSPEILEEKLRMNLEQKNALLKKIYDKEEFNVEELVRHYTAFDRTIDSFVKNTQVYLNEQLAQGKRILLEGAQGSLLDVDHGTYPFVTSSNPTAGGACTGSGLSPTRIGKVIGVAKAYMTRVGNGAFPTELHDATGERMRELGHEFGATTGRPRRCGWLDLVLLRYSNLINGVSELALTKLDVLDTFEEIKVCTAYKVGNKVLKDFPTDHHTLSKVEPQYETLKGWQCSNRHAKTFSDLHPNTRAYIEFIEDMLQTKITFISVGPHREETVFH